One Polaribacter sp. KT25b DNA segment encodes these proteins:
- a CDS encoding polysaccharide lyase family 7 protein, translating into MKKQIIKSVSVCLLFGALLTLNSCKKETKPKAKKEVQKTMYASDIIPFFDHWKLVLGNGVNAGIANDFENKDFFYTEKDANGEWVVFKAPNAGSTHGTSNNTRTELGQIKKWYPETANDKLSATLKVMNVSSTGDKTVAASHAVVVGQIHSADKHENEPLKIFYKIYPGHTKGSVFWHYEINTAGNDNSVRWDYSLPVWGNDFSVVGPDANTPPSEPEEGIELGEEFSYEIEVKDGIMNLTFTSEGHETKTFTKNLIKSDFSTKADIPEQTQKLFVPIGQDGVERKEAYKGEGCFFKLGCYNQTNGKSPEVNKNWCSGAETHGGDIQKQYEDGNYAEVWFKKASISVSKAAVSNQGYFNKNDHK; encoded by the coding sequence ATGAAAAAACAAATAATTAAGTCCGTATCGGTATGCTTGCTTTTTGGAGCTTTATTAACACTTAATAGCTGTAAAAAAGAAACGAAGCCAAAAGCTAAAAAAGAAGTACAAAAAACAATGTATGCAAGTGATATTATTCCATTTTTTGATCACTGGAAATTAGTTTTAGGAAACGGTGTAAATGCAGGAATTGCTAATGATTTTGAAAATAAAGATTTCTTTTATACCGAAAAAGATGCCAATGGAGAATGGGTTGTTTTTAAAGCACCAAATGCAGGAAGTACACATGGAACATCAAACAATACAAGAACAGAATTAGGGCAAATTAAAAAATGGTATCCTGAAACTGCAAATGATAAATTATCAGCAACGCTTAAAGTAATGAATGTTTCTTCTACTGGTGATAAAACTGTTGCGGCGTCTCATGCTGTGGTTGTAGGTCAAATTCATAGTGCAGATAAACATGAAAATGAACCATTAAAAATATTCTATAAAATATATCCTGGTCATACTAAAGGTTCTGTTTTTTGGCATTACGAAATTAATACTGCGGGTAATGATAATTCTGTAAGATGGGATTATTCTTTACCTGTTTGGGGTAATGATTTTTCTGTAGTTGGACCAGATGCAAATACACCTCCAAGTGAACCAGAAGAAGGTATTGAGTTAGGCGAAGAATTTAGCTATGAAATTGAAGTTAAAGATGGTATTATGAACTTAACATTTACTAGTGAAGGACACGAGACCAAAACATTTACAAAAAACTTAATTAAATCCGATTTTTCTACAAAAGCAGATATTCCAGAACAAACACAAAAATTATTTGTGCCAATTGGTCAAGATGGCGTAGAACGAAAAGAAGCATATAAAGGAGAGGGTTGTTTCTTTAAGTTGGGTTGTTACAATCAAACAAATGGTAAATCTCCGGAAGTAAATAAAAATTGGTGTTCTGGTGCAGAAACACATGGAGGGGATATTCAAAAACAATATGAAGACGGAAATTATGCCGAGGTTTGGTTTAAAAAAGCAAGTATTTCGGTAAGTAAAGCTGCTGTTTCCAATCAAGGTTATTTTAATAAAAACGATCATAAATAA
- a CDS encoding SDR family NAD(P)-dependent oxidoreductase, translated as MNQNKLNGKNVLITAGAQGIGESISKHFIDAGSNVAIHYFSSADTANELVIYAKSKGVNAVAISGDLTKEADAITMVEKTVEVFGGLDILINNAGSLVARRLLGEMEAEFWHKVMDINMTSMMFVTKAAVPYLAKNDTSSIVNLASLAGRKGGHPGSLVYATSKGAILTFTRALSTELGPQGTKVNAVAPGLILGTSFHNTHTTKESAAETIAGIPIQRAGNAADVARAVLYLASEYDGFITGATLDINGGVYNM; from the coding sequence ATGAATCAGAATAAATTAAACGGGAAAAACGTACTTATAACTGCAGGAGCTCAAGGAATTGGAGAATCCATATCAAAACACTTTATAGATGCTGGATCTAATGTTGCAATACACTATTTTTCTAGTGCCGATACTGCAAATGAGTTGGTAATATATGCAAAAAGTAAAGGAGTAAATGCTGTAGCTATTAGTGGGGATTTAACCAAAGAAGCTGATGCAATTACAATGGTAGAAAAAACTGTTGAGGTTTTCGGTGGTTTAGATATACTAATTAATAACGCAGGATCTCTTGTGGCTAGAAGATTATTAGGCGAAATGGAAGCTGAATTTTGGCATAAAGTAATGGATATTAATATGACTTCTATGATGTTTGTAACAAAAGCTGCTGTACCATATTTAGCAAAAAACGATACTAGTAGTATTGTTAATTTAGCTTCACTTGCAGGACGTAAAGGAGGTCACCCAGGGTCATTAGTGTATGCAACCAGCAAAGGTGCTATTTTAACATTTACAAGAGCATTATCTACAGAATTAGGTCCTCAAGGAACAAAAGTTAATGCAGTTGCTCCTGGTTTAATTCTTGGTACATCATTTCATAATACACATACAACAAAAGAATCAGCAGCAGAAACAATTGCTGGAATTCCAATTCAAAGAGCGGGTAACGCAGCAGATGTAGCAAGAGCTGTTTTATATTTAGCATCAGAATATGATGGTTTTATAACTGGTGCTACACTAGACATCAATGGAGGTGTTTACAATATGTAA
- a CDS encoding RbsD/FucU domain-containing protein translates to MLKTPVIHPTIMEVLARSGHFAQVVIADGNLPVGAMKGLNSTTVHLNFRPGLLDALTVLEGILEVCPIQGAIVMEKPAEANAEIHDAYKKLLGDVTWDEMERWAFYDKIRDQNTTLIIQTGEQRRFANLILTVGVVKMAEESNF, encoded by the coding sequence ATGCTAAAAACTCCAGTAATTCATCCAACAATTATGGAAGTGCTTGCACGTTCTGGTCATTTTGCTCAAGTAGTTATTGCTGATGGTAACCTACCTGTTGGTGCTATGAAAGGGCTAAATTCTACAACTGTTCATCTTAATTTTCGTCCCGGATTGTTAGATGCTCTTACAGTGCTAGAAGGTATATTAGAAGTTTGTCCCATTCAAGGTGCAATTGTTATGGAAAAACCAGCAGAAGCAAATGCAGAAATACATGATGCATATAAAAAGTTGCTTGGAGATGTAACTTGGGATGAAATGGAAAGATGGGCTTTTTATGATAAAATTAGAGACCAAAATACAACATTAATTATTCAAACAGGAGAACAACGTCGTTTTGCTAATTTGATACTAACTGTTGGAGTGGTAAAAATGGCAGAAGAAAGCAATTTTTAA
- a CDS encoding polysaccharide lyase family 7 protein, which yields MKIRIAKIFIKYFLVVSFGLLLVGCFKSKKKTPIKETNSVTYPSDVIPFMDEWKILLGDGEHSDDLLKYSKKDFFYVSNDGKTNWVVYKTPNAGITSKTSSNTRTELGQKKHWIPEIGGKLTGTLKVQHVSTSGDARVAASYSVVVGQIHSDEGHENEPIKIFYKKFPRHKKGSVFWNYEINTKGDNSKRWDYSTAVWGNDMSVVGENATSYPKEPIDGIELGEEFSYEINVYKGIMYLTFKSEGHETIKFTKNLLKSDFSTKEDIPQQIWTLYAAIGRDGVERENAYAGEIQYFKQGAYNQTNGKNPEDNIVWYTGSETYNGDIAKQYANGCYSEVWFKEATVGAGTPPKN from the coding sequence ATGAAAATAAGAATCGCTAAAATATTCATAAAATATTTTTTAGTAGTAAGCTTTGGTTTACTATTAGTAGGTTGTTTTAAGTCAAAGAAAAAAACTCCTATTAAAGAAACCAATTCTGTCACATATCCTAGTGATGTGATTCCTTTTATGGATGAATGGAAAATTCTTCTAGGTGATGGAGAACATTCTGATGACTTATTAAAATATAGTAAAAAGGATTTTTTCTATGTTTCTAATGATGGAAAGACAAATTGGGTGGTATACAAAACACCAAATGCAGGAATAACTTCAAAAACTTCTAGCAATACAAGAACAGAATTAGGGCAAAAAAAACATTGGATTCCTGAAATAGGAGGGAAGTTAACAGGCACATTAAAAGTACAACATGTTTCTACTTCTGGAGATGCAAGAGTTGCAGCTTCATACTCAGTTGTTGTTGGTCAAATTCATAGTGATGAAGGTCATGAAAATGAACCTATAAAAATATTTTATAAAAAATTTCCTAGACATAAAAAAGGTTCTGTTTTTTGGAACTATGAAATTAATACAAAAGGTGATAATTCAAAAAGATGGGATTATTCAACCGCGGTTTGGGGTAATGATATGTCTGTTGTTGGTGAAAATGCAACTTCATATCCAAAAGAACCTATAGACGGAATTGAATTAGGTGAAGAGTTTAGTTATGAAATAAATGTTTATAAAGGAATTATGTATCTTACCTTTAAAAGTGAAGGTCATGAAACTATTAAATTTACAAAAAACTTATTGAAATCAGATTTCTCAACGAAAGAAGATATTCCACAACAAATATGGACATTATATGCTGCAATAGGTCGTGATGGAGTAGAGCGTGAAAATGCGTACGCTGGAGAAATTCAGTATTTTAAACAAGGTGCATATAATCAAACAAATGGAAAGAATCCAGAAGATAATATAGTTTGGTATACAGGATCTGAAACGTATAATGGAGATATTGCAAAACAATATGCAAACGGCTGTTATTCTGAAGTATGGTTTAAAGAAGCTACTGTGGGTGCGGGTACGCCACCCAAAAATTAG
- a CDS encoding RagB/SusD family nutrient uptake outer membrane protein, producing MKKIFLIVFVSMMFITSCDNSLEQVPPNIANADSLTDFTGVLNAAYYYQTAAGTPLAVMGDFRADNAIFDEAPHNSFQVFNGDLITLEGDFFQPFYANLYKSILSANNVIENSTNATHIAEAKFLRGLAYFNLVKVFGDIPVNLSASPSTTDTSILAKQPVADVYKIVIDDFTDAINGLDNSGIITGRASKLAAQGMLGKTYIFMGDFTNAETHLKDVINGAAAAGVSLQDNFADVFGSVNDLNSEIIFATQTSGAITAGSGTVFAAWFGGNDTKADEYPITSSLVDAFDAEGDVTRKDATILISATNRVGVKFDGADQDFIDLRLGDAILLYAEALNENNKTSDAIIQLNKIRNRANLANTTATTKATVKVAIANERRLELAFEGHRWFDLVRTNTVSAEMGTTVDSKYYVFPIPTSEIFASDGIITQNTGY from the coding sequence ATGAAAAAAATATTTTTAATAGTTTTTGTTTCAATGATGTTTATAACATCATGTGATAATAGTTTAGAACAAGTACCGCCAAATATTGCAAATGCAGATTCTTTGACAGATTTTACAGGAGTTTTAAATGCAGCTTATTACTATCAAACAGCAGCAGGTACTCCATTAGCAGTAATGGGAGATTTTAGAGCAGATAATGCAATTTTTGATGAGGCTCCTCATAATTCTTTTCAAGTTTTTAATGGAGATTTAATTACTTTGGAAGGTGATTTTTTCCAACCTTTTTACGCTAACCTATATAAATCTATATTAAGCGCAAACAATGTAATTGAAAATTCTACAAATGCAACTCATATTGCAGAAGCTAAATTTTTAAGAGGATTAGCATATTTTAATCTAGTAAAAGTTTTTGGTGATATTCCTGTAAATTTATCTGCAAGTCCTAGTACAACAGATACCTCAATTTTAGCAAAACAACCCGTAGCTGATGTTTATAAAATTGTTATTGATGATTTTACAGATGCAATAAATGGGTTAGATAATTCTGGTATTATTACAGGAAGAGCATCTAAGCTTGCAGCTCAAGGAATGTTAGGTAAAACATATATTTTTATGGGAGATTTTACTAATGCAGAAACTCATTTAAAAGATGTTATTAATGGTGCAGCAGCAGCGGGCGTGAGCTTACAAGATAATTTTGCTGATGTTTTTGGAAGTGTTAATGATTTAAATTCTGAAATTATATTTGCAACTCAAACTTCTGGCGCAATAACTGCAGGTAGTGGTACTGTATTTGCTGCTTGGTTTGGTGGTAATGACACGAAAGCAGATGAATATCCTATAACAAGTTCTTTAGTAGATGCTTTTGACGCAGAAGGTGATGTAACAAGAAAGGATGCAACTATTTTAATTAGTGCAACAAATAGAGTTGGTGTTAAATTTGATGGAGCAGATCAAGATTTTATAGATTTAAGATTAGGAGATGCAATTTTATTATATGCAGAAGCATTAAATGAAAACAACAAAACTTCTGATGCCATTATTCAATTAAATAAAATTAGAAATAGAGCTAATTTAGCTAATACAACTGCAACTACTAAAGCTACTGTTAAAGTTGCAATTGCAAATGAAAGAAGATTAGAATTAGCTTTTGAAGGGCATAGATGGTTTGATTTGGTAAGAACAAATACCGTTAGTGCAGAAATGGGTACAACAGTTGATAGCAAATATTATGTATTTCCAATTCCAACTTCAGAAATTTTTGCAAGTGATGGAATAATAACACAAAATACAGGATATTAA
- a CDS encoding TonB-dependent receptor: MSKNNLIKKISTCLFLLASLFAYSQQKVTGKVTDDTSGGVLPGVSVQVKGTTTGTSTDFDGLFSLKVPNNEAILVFSYIGYAKQEIKVDGKSTINVILKEDASTLDEIIIVGYGTSKKSHLTGSVSKIGGDDVAAVQATRVDEALAGKLSGVLIQNASGGPGADPKIQIRAASSISSDSNPLIVVDGFPISGSLATVNPSDIESMEVLKDAASAAIYGSRGANGVILVTTKTGKSGKTTFNYNTYLSVSNKYRDNILKTGSEWAAFSRKEIAAGNWDLSQIDPAFIEYRLSAYENSPGEVSVEDWLYQSGTSVNHDFSMSGGTDTSNYFASVGYQDTEGIVRTQGYERFNARLNVNTQFGEKFKTGLSFNGFMSKRDIVAHDIRDLARSYSFHPIYHTEESIAFVQDLDRQAQALGLNGFDSGRNSKTDGVTGYVQSIQDLVPGDFVNDWHYGRANNGIGGSGDQGPAAKLDNATNWEKTYFFNVSSYLEYNIMEGLNLKTVLGADLRDTQLYYYQGILADNQARWENTDLDQTDTKRSSVLSTTTLSYAKEIGKHDISAVAGIEFQNNYTKATQLLGSYVPFGEVINYGLLEPENITVSERNETSTRRSVFGRVSYAYDDKYLASVSLRRDGDSRFGANNRYEVFPAVSLGWNLHKEDFLADNEKLSKLKLRFSTGSLGTASFLGAYSSLSLLESGTTVYGNGYLIPTDVANPDLTWQTNTETNFGVDFGFVNNRYTLGVDYYTSDIENILLEQSVSEVLGTNQIKLNSGDVKSTGLEFELGADLIRKEDLSWNLSANLSTVKTEITDLGERDELPRLPSGQSGRDIVFRNYVGGQIGEMWGIETAGQVEMKYLEDPTRSPNNTSGEYYVVDQQGDGIIDITKTVEEGGDLIKVGNNTPDFYWGLNSSINYKAFDISMQFQGAQGGEVFNVDPYYYGSQWGGRLVDNFKDADGRAVHNGMFVKDAKSNLDANVQDASYLALRNLTIGYTVEDNIVEKMGLSSIRIYGAATNLLYIFGDDYTSYNPEGIETTGDYQGPVNSGFQIGASPVVRSFTVGLNVKF, from the coding sequence ATGTCAAAAAACAACTTAATTAAAAAAATTAGCACATGCCTATTTCTTCTGGCATCGCTTTTTGCTTATTCACAGCAAAAAGTAACAGGAAAAGTAACAGACGACACTTCTGGGGGAGTTTTACCCGGAGTTAGTGTTCAGGTTAAAGGAACTACTACAGGTACCAGTACAGATTTTGATGGTCTGTTTAGTCTTAAAGTACCAAATAACGAAGCTATATTAGTTTTTAGTTATATTGGTTATGCAAAACAAGAAATTAAAGTAGATGGAAAATCAACTATAAATGTAATTTTAAAAGAAGACGCAAGTACTTTAGATGAAATTATAATTGTAGGTTATGGTACTAGTAAAAAATCTCATTTAACAGGTTCTGTTTCTAAAATTGGTGGTGATGATGTTGCTGCCGTTCAAGCTACTCGTGTAGATGAAGCATTAGCTGGTAAGTTATCGGGGGTTTTAATTCAAAACGCTAGCGGTGGACCTGGTGCAGATCCAAAAATTCAAATTAGAGCAGCTTCTTCTATATCAAGTGATTCAAATCCGTTAATTGTTGTTGATGGGTTTCCTATTTCAGGAAGTTTAGCGACAGTTAATCCTAGCGATATTGAAAGTATGGAAGTATTAAAAGATGCTGCTTCTGCTGCTATTTATGGTTCTAGAGGTGCAAATGGTGTAATTTTAGTTACTACCAAAACAGGTAAGTCTGGTAAAACTACTTTTAACTATAATACATATCTTAGTGTTTCTAATAAATATAGAGATAACATTCTTAAAACGGGTTCTGAATGGGCTGCGTTTTCAAGAAAAGAAATTGCTGCAGGAAATTGGGATCTTTCTCAAATTGACCCAGCATTCATTGAATATAGATTATCTGCTTATGAAAATTCTCCAGGAGAAGTAAGTGTAGAAGATTGGTTATACCAAAGTGGTACAAGTGTTAATCATGATTTTAGCATGAGTGGTGGTACTGACACTTCAAATTACTTTGCTTCTGTTGGATATCAAGATACCGAAGGAATTGTAAGAACTCAAGGATATGAAAGATTTAATGCACGTTTAAATGTAAACACTCAATTTGGAGAAAAATTTAAAACAGGCTTAAGTTTTAATGGGTTTATGTCTAAAAGAGATATTGTAGCTCATGATATAAGAGATTTGGCTAGATCTTATAGTTTTCACCCAATTTATCATACCGAAGAATCTATTGCGTTTGTTCAAGATTTAGATAGACAAGCACAAGCTTTAGGTTTAAATGGATTTGATAGTGGAAGAAATTCAAAAACAGATGGAGTTACTGGATATGTACAAAGTATTCAAGATTTAGTACCTGGTGATTTTGTTAACGACTGGCATTATGGTAGAGCAAATAACGGTATTGGAGGTTCTGGAGATCAAGGTCCAGCAGCGAAATTAGACAACGCCACAAATTGGGAAAAAACTTACTTTTTTAATGTTAGTTCATATTTAGAATATAACATAATGGAAGGATTAAATTTAAAAACTGTTTTAGGTGCAGATCTTAGAGATACTCAATTATATTACTACCAAGGAATCTTAGCAGATAACCAAGCTAGATGGGAAAATACAGATTTAGACCAAACAGATACAAAAAGATCTTCTGTTTTAAGTACAACAACTTTAAGCTATGCTAAAGAAATTGGAAAACATGATATCTCTGCTGTTGCAGGTATTGAATTTCAAAATAACTATACAAAAGCAACTCAGTTATTAGGAAGTTACGTGCCTTTTGGTGAAGTAATTAATTATGGCTTATTAGAACCAGAAAACATTACCGTATCAGAACGAAATGAAACTAGTACAAGAAGAAGTGTTTTTGGTAGAGTTAGTTATGCTTATGATGATAAATATTTAGCGTCTGTATCTCTTAGAAGAGACGGTGATTCTCGTTTTGGGGCTAACAATAGATATGAAGTATTTCCTGCGGTTTCTTTAGGATGGAATTTACATAAAGAAGATTTTTTAGCAGATAATGAAAAATTAAGTAAATTAAAATTAAGATTTAGTACAGGTTCTTTAGGTACAGCATCTTTTTTAGGAGCATATAGCTCTTTAAGCTTATTAGAATCTGGTACTACAGTATATGGAAACGGATATTTGATTCCTACAGATGTAGCTAACCCAGATTTAACATGGCAAACAAATACTGAAACAAATTTTGGTGTAGATTTTGGTTTTGTTAACAATCGTTATACGTTAGGTGTAGATTACTATACGTCTGATATTGAAAACATTTTACTAGAACAAAGTGTATCTGAAGTATTAGGTACAAACCAAATTAAATTAAACTCAGGTGATGTAAAAAGTACTGGTTTAGAATTTGAATTAGGTGCAGATTTAATTAGAAAAGAAGATTTATCATGGAATTTAAGTGCAAACTTATCTACAGTTAAAACAGAAATTACAGACTTAGGTGAAAGAGATGAATTACCAAGATTACCTTCTGGTCAATCTGGAAGAGATATTGTATTTAGAAACTACGTAGGTGGTCAAATTGGTGAAATGTGGGGAATAGAAACTGCTGGTCAAGTAGAAATGAAATATTTAGAAGACCCAACAAGAAGCCCAAATAACACTTCTGGTGAATATTATGTAGTTGACCAACAAGGAGATGGTATAATCGATATTACTAAAACAGTTGAAGAAGGCGGAGATTTAATTAAAGTTGGTAATAATACTCCTGATTTTTATTGGGGATTAAACTCTTCAATTAATTATAAAGCTTTTGATATTTCTATGCAATTTCAAGGAGCTCAAGGTGGAGAAGTTTTTAATGTTGATCCATATTACTACGGTTCTCAATGGGGAGGTAGATTAGTTGATAATTTTAAAGATGCAGATGGTCGTGCTGTACATAATGGTATGTTTGTTAAAGATGCTAAAAGTAATTTAGACGCTAATGTACAAGATGCTTCTTATTTAGCTTTAAGAAACCTTACTATTGGTTACACTGTAGAAGATAATATTGTAGAAAAAATGGGTTTAAGTTCCATAAGAATATATGGAGCAGCAACAAATCTATTATACATATTCGGAGACGATTATACGTCTTATAATCCAGAAGGTATAGAAACTACTGGTGATTACCAAGGACCTGTTAACTCTGGTTTTCAAATAGGTGCAAGTCCTGTAGTTAGAAGTTTTACTGTAGGATTAAATGTTAAATTTTAA
- a CDS encoding T9SS type A sorting domain-containing protein, which yields MKKSIFLSFIFILIYQGISSQVILEANGPGNTYELINSILANAGKDVIEVPDCVHTTFGRHIDEVFDTDLNKNVFRFYAHVSPDNDRCKTFDRQRTEIKSYDSSPENLKATIGETVAYKWKFKISDTFKPSTSFTHIHQIKSVGGSYESIPMITLTLRKSSPDRLELRYTPTNDQNTLKTADLDLFRGNWVEVYEKITFGDVGRYEIEIKNIATSQVIFTYANNSVDMWQDGAEFARPKWGIYRSLNSPADLQDEIVKFADFSIEEITGSLSVDDLTSNADQIVLFPNPASHEVNFKNVTSDTYTSVELYDTFGRQIFIKNSLHQNKLNVSELSKGMYFVVFKKDTITTKVLKFVVE from the coding sequence ATGAAAAAAAGCATCTTTTTATCGTTCATTTTTATCTTGATTTATCAAGGAATTTCTAGTCAAGTTATATTAGAAGCAAATGGTCCAGGTAATACTTACGAGTTAATTAATTCGATTTTAGCAAATGCAGGAAAAGATGTTATTGAAGTGCCAGATTGTGTTCACACAACTTTTGGTAGACATATAGATGAGGTTTTTGATACTGATTTAAATAAAAATGTATTTCGTTTTTATGCACATGTTTCTCCTGATAACGACCGTTGTAAAACTTTTGATAGACAAAGAACAGAGATTAAATCTTACGACTCATCACCAGAAAATTTAAAAGCAACTATTGGCGAAACTGTAGCATATAAATGGAAGTTTAAAATAAGTGATACTTTTAAACCATCCACAAGTTTTACACATATTCATCAAATAAAATCTGTTGGCGGTTCTTACGAATCAATACCAATGATTACATTAACCTTAAGAAAATCGAGTCCAGATAGATTAGAGTTAAGATATACGCCAACGAACGATCAAAATACATTAAAAACTGCAGATTTAGATTTGTTTAGAGGAAATTGGGTAGAAGTTTATGAGAAAATTACTTTTGGTGACGTTGGTCGTTACGAAATTGAAATAAAAAATATTGCAACCAGTCAAGTTATTTTTACGTATGCGAATAACTCTGTTGATATGTGGCAAGATGGCGCTGAATTTGCAAGACCAAAATGGGGAATTTACAGAAGTTTAAACAGTCCAGCAGATTTGCAAGACGAAATTGTAAAATTTGCAGATTTTAGCATTGAAGAAATTACGGGATCACTTTCTGTAGATGATTTAACAAGTAACGCAGATCAAATTGTGTTGTTTCCAAACCCAGCATCGCATGAAGTGAATTTTAAAAATGTAACTTCTGATACTTATACTTCTGTAGAACTTTATGACACTTTTGGAAGACAAATTTTTATCAAAAACAGCTTACATCAAAATAAATTAAACGTCTCTGAACTTTCTAAAGGAATGTATTTTGTGGTCTTTAAAAAAGATACAATTACTACAAAAGTTTTAAAATTTGTTGTTGAATAA